In Candidatus Aegiribacteria sp., the DNA window GTTTCCTGCCAAGACTATTAAGCACAATCCCGGATGGGCGTCGAAATTTGTCAGGCAGAACAGCTGCTCTGACCGTCCCGATTCCGTATTCCTTTGCCAGATCAAGTATTACTTCTCTCAATCCGGACAGATTATGCAGGTGATGATGGCTGTCCAGTCCGGTTATCATCACGCCTGCTGAGAGAACTCTTTCAATCTGGACTCTCCATTCATCTTTGACTTTCCCGGCCAGAACAGATCCGCTTCTGAACCAAGTATGGAAAGAGTCCGGAAACTCGACTCCTGTCAGAAATGGAGGCTCCGAGCAGTTCAAATGGGCAGATATCCTTAAACCCGGGCTGTTTGCAATATCAAGCGCCTCATCGAGAGCTGTGCCTGTTACGAATATGCTCAGGCAGTTAACCCGACCTGCGTTCAGCAGTATTTTCGCCGCTTTGTTCACCGATGTTGAAAGCCCCATGTCATCAATTGTCACTTGAATTTTCATCATACCCTTCTCGCTTTCAGAAGAGTCCTTTTAAGGTTTCGCGGACCCAGAACCGTTCTGATGGTTCTGAATATTCTGCTCGGTTGAAGATAAAATTTCAGGAACGCCATTTTCTTCATCTTTTCGATCGAACCCGGTTCAATTCCATCAAGAGAATAGACAGATGTATGAAAACAGTCAAATTCGCTGTAATCTCTGTTAATAAGCTCTTTCGTCATATCCCATAACATGGTATGAGGAAAAGGAGTAGTGATGTCAAACACAGCATCGTCAAAAGGCTGTTTCGCGGCAAAATCAATTGTTCTCTTCATCTCTTCGATAGTCTCTCCCGGAGCACCAAGCATAAAATACCCCTGCACGACTATTCCCCTGTCATTCGCAAGGCGCAAAGCCTTCTGTACACCCTCCACAGTTATACCCTTGTTGTAGATATCATCCAGAACTCTCTGAGAGGCGGAT includes these proteins:
- a CDS encoding ChbG/HpnK family deacetylase, whose protein sequence is MMKIQVTIDDMGLSTSVNKAAKILLNAGRVNCLSIFVTGTALDEALDIANSPGLRISAHLNCSEPPFLTGVEFPDSFHTWFRSGSVLAGKVKDEWRVQIERVLSAGVMITGLDSHHHLHNLSGLREVILDLAKEYGIGTVRAAVLPDKFRRPSGIVLNSLGRKLKKMAKKRGVVTPDLMLGFSRSGNVTRKYLERLSGSLKREGLAELVTHPAISPVWASTQPDELELMRSEWFNEWLKRS